From Quadrisphaera sp. DSM 44207, the proteins below share one genomic window:
- a CDS encoding metal-dependent transcriptional regulator produces the protein MSDLIDTTEMYLRTIYELEEEGVVPLRARIAQRLGQSGPTVSQTVARMERAGLLVVSGDRHLELTEDGRSKATRVMRKHRLAERLLTDLIGLEWEYVHEEACRWEHVMSERVERRIVALLDHPVESPYGNPIPGLGEIGEEAEVEDFRAGLVPLTQAATTEPQEVRVRRLGEPAQTDPASMARLAHVGLRPGRSVRVHRPERGAVVVSSLDGGGSLELADEVAAHVFVINGSGASQPSHDM, from the coding sequence GTGAGCGACCTCATCGACACCACGGAGATGTACCTGCGGACGATCTACGAGCTCGAGGAGGAGGGCGTCGTGCCGCTGCGGGCGCGCATCGCCCAGCGGCTCGGGCAGTCGGGGCCGACGGTCTCCCAGACCGTGGCGCGCATGGAGCGCGCGGGCCTGCTCGTCGTCAGCGGCGACCGCCACCTGGAGCTGACCGAGGACGGGCGCAGCAAGGCGACGCGGGTGATGCGCAAGCACCGCCTCGCCGAGCGCCTGCTCACCGACCTCATCGGCCTGGAGTGGGAGTACGTGCACGAGGAGGCGTGCCGCTGGGAGCACGTGATGAGCGAGCGCGTCGAGCGGCGCATCGTGGCGCTGCTGGACCACCCCGTCGAGTCCCCCTACGGCAACCCGATCCCGGGCCTGGGGGAGATCGGGGAGGAGGCCGAGGTCGAGGACTTCCGCGCCGGCCTGGTCCCCTTGACCCAGGCGGCGACCACCGAGCCGCAGGAGGTGCGGGTGCGGCGCCTGGGCGAGCCCGCGCAGACCGACCCGGCGTCGATGGCCCGCCTGGCGCACGTGGGGCTGCGCCCGGGGCGCAGCGTGCGCGTGCACCGCCCCGAGCGGGGGGCGGTGGTCGTCAGCTCCCTGGACGGCGGCGGCTCGCTGGAGCTGGCGGACGAGGTGGCTGCTCACGTGTTCGTCATCAACGGCTCCGGAGCGTCACAGCCCTCCCACGACATGTGA
- a CDS encoding C40 family peptidase, with translation MSANATNVSRRSAVLAASSGLLVTMGLPAAGATVFEASAPAAAGTTQQLAAVPAAPPAPPAPAAPISVPADAQVSLALSAVTTVDTAQFEAQQAAERAEREAAEARASRAAEREARRQAEQEAAREAERESEREAAASGERAAAQTASRSSRSSQAPAEEPEDDGAETVAAVTGAGAGAGAAVDLAKRYIGTPYRYGGTTPAGFDCSGFIQYVYGQLGVSLPRTASAQQAAGTRVSAAAARPGDIVSFTGSGGVYHNGIYVGGGMMIDSPRSGKSIDVRSIWSSDVTFTRVG, from the coding sequence GTGTCCGCCAACGCGACGAACGTGAGCCGCCGCTCCGCCGTCCTGGCCGCCTCCTCCGGGCTGCTGGTGACGATGGGGCTGCCGGCCGCGGGAGCCACCGTCTTCGAGGCGTCCGCACCCGCCGCCGCGGGGACGACGCAGCAGCTGGCCGCCGTGCCCGCCGCGCCGCCGGCCCCGCCCGCGCCCGCCGCGCCGATCAGCGTCCCCGCCGACGCGCAGGTCAGCCTCGCCCTGAGCGCCGTGACCACCGTCGACACCGCGCAGTTCGAGGCCCAGCAGGCCGCGGAGCGGGCCGAGCGCGAGGCCGCCGAGGCCCGCGCCTCCCGCGCCGCCGAGCGCGAGGCGCGGCGCCAGGCCGAGCAGGAGGCCGCGCGGGAGGCGGAGCGCGAGTCCGAGCGCGAGGCCGCCGCCTCCGGCGAGCGCGCCGCCGCGCAGACCGCGAGCCGCAGCAGCCGCTCCTCGCAGGCGCCCGCGGAGGAGCCCGAGGACGACGGCGCCGAGACCGTCGCCGCGGTGACCGGCGCCGGCGCGGGTGCCGGCGCCGCCGTCGACCTCGCCAAGCGCTACATCGGCACGCCGTACCGCTACGGCGGCACCACGCCGGCCGGCTTCGACTGCTCCGGCTTCATCCAGTACGTCTACGGCCAGCTCGGCGTCTCCCTGCCGCGCACGGCCTCCGCGCAGCAGGCCGCCGGCACGCGCGTGTCCGCCGCCGCGGCGCGCCCGGGCGACATCGTCTCCTTCACCGGCTCCGGCGGCGTCTACCACAACGGCATCTACGTCGGCGGCGGCATGATGATCGACTCCCCGCGCAGCGGCAAGAGCATCGACGTCCGCTCCATCTGGTCCTCGGACGTCACGTTCACCCGCGTCGGCTGA
- a CDS encoding HNH endonuclease, whose product MRTLVLNAGYEPLAVVPLRRAIVLVLTDKASVLVAEDLPVTSPGGEVPRPAVIVLTRYVRVPFGRAVPVSRRGVLRRDGSRCAYCARSASTVDHVLPRSRGGTDTWENLVACCLRCNGAKGDRTPEEMGWSLRHRPRTPRGAAWLLRGAEHSSPLWLDYLPEVPDAA is encoded by the coding sequence GTGCGCACCCTGGTGCTGAACGCCGGCTACGAGCCGCTGGCCGTGGTGCCGCTGCGCCGCGCGATCGTGCTCGTGCTCACCGACAAGGCCAGCGTGCTCGTCGCCGAGGACCTGCCGGTGACCTCCCCCGGCGGCGAGGTGCCCCGCCCGGCGGTGATCGTGCTGACCCGGTACGTGCGCGTGCCGTTCGGGCGCGCGGTGCCCGTCTCGCGCCGCGGGGTGCTGCGCCGCGACGGCTCCCGCTGCGCCTACTGCGCCCGCAGCGCCAGCACGGTCGACCACGTGCTGCCGCGCAGCCGCGGCGGCACCGACACCTGGGAGAACCTCGTCGCCTGCTGCCTGCGCTGCAACGGCGCCAAGGGCGACCGGACGCCGGAGGAGATGGGCTGGTCGCTGCGCCACCGCCCGCGCACGCCCCGCGGCGCGGCGTGGCTGCTGCGCGGCGCCGAGCACTCCAGCCCGCTGTGGCTGGACTACCTGCCCGAGGTCCCGGACGCCGCCTGA
- the ligD gene encoding non-homologous end-joining DNA ligase, protein MTPSAGPSAGTAQVVDVGGRRLRLTSLEKVLWPASGTTKAELVQYLVAVSEPLLAQLAGRPVTRVRWPHGASSPQGFYEKNAPAGAPPWLRTVRLPTSGSRAAAAGSASSREVLVQPVLEDVAGLVWAANLAALELHTPQWRVGPRGAVRCPDRLVVDLDPGPGAGLAECSTLALLVAERLGDDGLQAVPVTSGGRGLQLYAPVSGRQEAAVVSAYARRLAQGLARDHPRLVTAVMTKALRPGRVLLDWSQNSAAKTTVTPYSPRGRERPTAAAPRRWSELGEHLVQLELDEVVARLAADGDLLAAALRPGSPPGPRLPER, encoded by the coding sequence GTGACGCCGTCCGCGGGCCCGTCCGCGGGCACGGCGCAGGTCGTGGACGTCGGCGGGCGCCGGCTGCGGCTGACGTCGCTGGAGAAGGTGCTCTGGCCCGCGAGCGGCACCACGAAGGCCGAGCTCGTGCAGTACCTGGTCGCGGTCTCCGAGCCCCTGCTGGCCCAGCTGGCCGGGCGGCCGGTCACGCGCGTCCGCTGGCCGCACGGGGCGAGCTCCCCGCAGGGCTTCTACGAGAAGAACGCGCCCGCCGGGGCGCCGCCGTGGCTGCGCACCGTGCGCCTGCCGACGTCCGGCTCGCGCGCCGCCGCCGCGGGCTCGGCGAGCTCGCGCGAGGTGCTCGTGCAGCCGGTGCTCGAGGACGTCGCCGGGCTGGTGTGGGCGGCGAACCTCGCGGCCCTGGAGCTGCACACGCCGCAGTGGCGGGTGGGGCCGCGCGGCGCCGTCCGCTGCCCCGACCGGCTCGTCGTCGACCTCGACCCCGGCCCGGGCGCGGGGCTGGCGGAGTGCTCGACGCTCGCGCTGCTGGTGGCCGAGCGCCTCGGGGACGACGGGCTGCAGGCCGTGCCCGTCACGAGCGGCGGCAGGGGCCTGCAGCTGTACGCCCCCGTCTCCGGCCGGCAGGAGGCCGCGGTCGTCTCCGCCTACGCGCGGCGCCTGGCGCAGGGCCTGGCGCGCGACCACCCGCGCCTGGTGACCGCCGTCATGACGAAGGCGCTGCGGCCCGGGCGGGTGCTGCTGGACTGGAGCCAGAACTCGGCCGCCAAGACCACCGTCACGCCGTACTCCCCGCGCGGGCGCGAGCGCCCCACCGCGGCCGCCCCGCGGCGCTGGTCGGAGCTGGGCGAGCACCTGGTGCAGCTGGAGCTGGACGAGGTCGTCGCCCGACTGGCCGCGGACGGCGACCTGCTGGCCGCCGCCCTGCGGCCGGGCTCCCCGCCGGGCCCGCGCCTGCCGGAGCGCTGA
- the ligD gene encoding non-homologous end-joining DNA ligase — MAPVRPMLASPLPPGGALPSGPEWVHEVKWDGMRVLADAGEGSVRLTSRTERDTTVAFPELTGLADLPDVLLDGEVVALDAQGRPSFPVLQERLHVRDAARARALAGAVPVAYVVFDVLRLYGADLTRRPLEARRAALEQLDLGCGRYGPLQVSSWHDDGAALLAATAEQGLEGVVAKRRSSAYAPGRRAPAWVKQAHRLSRTCVIGGWRPEVGTTSRVGSLLVGAPDATGALRYLGRVGSGVAGAAATDLGRLLGPLRTNASPFAAAVPRIDAAGATWVHPTLAVEVRHLGWTTGGRLRQPSYRGLRLDAGPDAVARAASP; from the coding sequence ATGGCGCCCGTGCGCCCCATGCTCGCCTCCCCGCTGCCGCCCGGCGGGGCGCTGCCGTCCGGCCCCGAGTGGGTGCACGAGGTGAAGTGGGACGGCATGCGCGTGCTCGCCGACGCCGGCGAGGGCTCGGTGCGCCTGACGTCGCGCACCGAGCGCGACACCACGGTCGCCTTCCCCGAGCTCACCGGCCTCGCGGACCTGCCCGACGTCCTGCTCGACGGCGAGGTCGTGGCGCTCGACGCGCAGGGGCGGCCGTCCTTCCCCGTGCTGCAGGAGCGCCTGCACGTGCGCGACGCGGCCCGCGCCCGCGCGCTGGCGGGCGCGGTGCCGGTGGCGTACGTCGTCTTCGACGTCCTGCGCCTGTACGGCGCCGACCTCACGCGCCGCCCCCTGGAGGCGCGGCGCGCGGCCCTGGAGCAGCTGGACCTCGGCTGCGGCCGCTACGGGCCCCTGCAGGTCTCCTCCTGGCACGACGACGGCGCCGCGCTGCTGGCGGCCACGGCCGAGCAGGGCCTGGAGGGCGTGGTCGCCAAGCGCCGCTCCTCCGCCTACGCCCCCGGACGGCGCGCGCCGGCGTGGGTGAAGCAGGCGCACCGGCTCTCGCGCACCTGCGTCATCGGCGGGTGGCGCCCGGAGGTCGGGACGACGTCGCGGGTGGGCTCCCTGCTCGTGGGCGCCCCCGACGCCACGGGGGCGCTGCGCTACCTCGGCCGCGTCGGCAGCGGGGTGGCCGGGGCGGCCGCGACCGACCTGGGCCGGCTGCTGGGGCCGCTGCGCACCAACGCCTCCCCGTTCGCGGCGGCGGTGCCGCGCATCGACGCCGCGGGCGCCACGTGGGTCCACCCCACCCTGGCGGTGGAGGTGCGCCACCTCGGCTGGACGACGGGCGGGCGGCTGCGCCAGCCGTCCTACCGCGGACTGCGCCTGGACGCCGGTCCGGACGCCGTCGCCCGCGCCGCCTCGCCGTGA
- a CDS encoding Ku protein, with protein sequence MRAIWKGAVSFGLVSVPVRVYAATGEKDVRFHQVHAVDGGRVRYQRVCSADGEEVPYAEIAKGYETPDGELVVLTDEDLARLPLTSGREIEVVEFVPADQVDPILFAKCYYLEPDRAAAKPYALLREALTSTERVAVVKVALRQRETLAVLRVRGRVICLQTVLWPDEVREPDFDVLDADVALRPQELAVAASLVESLTADFDPSTFTDGYTQALTELIEAKVSRGQVQRPAPAAEGAGGDGQVVDLLEALQRSVERARAGRAAAEPADAPAQEPVQEPVQAPARRTASRRPVAAARSAPPDAPVVTAPRPRTAKAPAARSAAPESAAKAPAAKVPAAKAPVPKSSKSAAPESAAKAPAVEAPARRSTRRSA encoded by the coding sequence ATGAGAGCGATCTGGAAGGGCGCGGTGTCCTTCGGGCTGGTCAGCGTGCCGGTCCGCGTCTACGCCGCCACCGGCGAGAAGGACGTCCGCTTCCACCAGGTGCACGCCGTGGACGGCGGCCGCGTGCGCTACCAGCGGGTGTGCAGCGCGGACGGCGAGGAGGTGCCCTACGCGGAGATCGCCAAGGGGTACGAGACGCCGGACGGGGAGCTGGTCGTCCTGACCGACGAGGACCTGGCGCGGCTGCCGCTGACCAGCGGCCGCGAGATCGAGGTCGTGGAGTTCGTGCCCGCCGACCAGGTGGACCCGATCCTCTTCGCCAAATGCTACTACCTCGAGCCGGACCGCGCCGCGGCCAAGCCGTACGCGCTGCTGCGGGAGGCGCTGACCTCCACCGAGCGCGTGGCCGTGGTGAAGGTCGCGCTGCGCCAGCGCGAGACCCTCGCCGTGCTCCGGGTCCGGGGCAGGGTCATCTGCCTGCAGACCGTGCTGTGGCCCGACGAGGTGCGCGAGCCCGACTTCGACGTCCTCGACGCCGACGTCGCCCTGCGCCCGCAGGAGCTCGCCGTGGCCGCCTCGCTCGTGGAGTCCCTCACCGCCGACTTCGACCCCTCCACCTTCACCGACGGCTACACGCAGGCCCTCACCGAGCTGATCGAGGCGAAGGTCTCCCGCGGGCAGGTGCAGCGCCCGGCGCCCGCGGCCGAGGGCGCCGGCGGCGACGGCCAGGTGGTCGACCTGCTCGAGGCCCTGCAGCGCAGCGTCGAGCGGGCCCGCGCCGGCCGCGCGGCCGCGGAGCCGGCGGACGCACCGGCCCAGGAGCCGGTGCAGGAGCCGGTGCAGGCGCCGGCCCGCCGGACGGCGTCGCGCCGTCCGGTCGCGGCGGCGAGGTCCGCGCCGCCGGACGCGCCGGTCGTCACCGCGCCGAGGCCCAGGACGGCGAAGGCCCCGGCGGCGAGGTCCGCGGCGCCGGAGTCCGCGGCGAAGGCCCCGGCGGCGAAGGTCCCGGCAGCGAAGGCCCCGGTGCCGAAGTCGTCGAAGTCCGCGGCGCCGGAGTCCGCGGCGAAGGCTCCCGCGGTCGAGGCTCCCGCGAGGCGGAGCACCCGCCGGAGCGCCTGA
- a CDS encoding type III polyketide synthase: protein MTRIVSVAPVVPERRHEQAEITAMLLDLVAGEHPLAPDRRALMERLHRNCGVRARHLALPLERYAELDGFTGANDAFLEVGVQLGTRAVREALERVGLAPEDVDVVLSTTVTGVAAPSLEARMVAPLGLRPDVKRIPVFGLGCVAGAAGVARLHDHLVGHPDDVAVLLSVELCSLTVQRDDASTANLVASGLFGDGAAAVVLLGERRAAALGLPGPQVVTSRSRFYPDTADVMGWDVGGSGFRIVLSKSVADVVEDHLADDLKGFLAAADLDRADVARWVAHPGGPKVLEAVQRTLELPAGALRHSWESLAATGNLSSSSVLHVLAATLADPPPPAGSHGVLLAMGPGFCAELVLLRWDERAVRATAGAGAGTTAGAGAGAGAA from the coding sequence GTGACCCGAATCGTGTCCGTCGCCCCCGTGGTGCCCGAGCGGCGCCACGAGCAGGCCGAGATCACCGCGATGCTGCTGGACCTCGTCGCGGGCGAGCACCCGCTGGCGCCCGACCGCCGGGCCCTCATGGAGCGGCTGCACCGCAACTGCGGGGTCCGCGCGCGCCACCTGGCGCTGCCGCTGGAGCGCTACGCCGAGCTCGACGGCTTCACCGGCGCCAACGACGCCTTCCTCGAGGTCGGCGTGCAGCTGGGGACGCGCGCCGTGCGCGAGGCGCTGGAGCGGGTCGGGCTGGCCCCGGAGGACGTCGACGTCGTCCTGTCCACCACCGTCACCGGCGTCGCGGCGCCCTCCCTGGAGGCGCGGATGGTCGCCCCCCTGGGGCTGCGGCCCGACGTCAAGCGCATCCCGGTCTTCGGCCTCGGCTGCGTCGCCGGCGCGGCCGGCGTCGCCCGCCTGCACGACCACCTGGTCGGGCACCCCGACGACGTCGCGGTCCTGCTCAGCGTGGAGCTGTGCTCCCTGACGGTGCAGCGCGACGACGCCTCCACGGCCAACCTCGTGGCCTCGGGCCTGTTCGGGGACGGCGCGGCCGCCGTCGTCCTGCTCGGGGAGCGCCGCGCGGCCGCGCTCGGGCTGCCCGGGCCGCAGGTCGTCACCTCCCGCAGCCGCTTCTACCCCGACACCGCCGACGTCATGGGCTGGGACGTCGGCGGCAGCGGCTTCCGCATCGTGCTGTCGAAGTCGGTGGCGGACGTCGTCGAGGACCACCTGGCCGACGACCTCAAGGGCTTCCTCGCCGCGGCGGACCTGGACCGCGCGGACGTGGCCCGCTGGGTGGCCCACCCGGGCGGCCCGAAGGTGCTCGAGGCGGTGCAGCGCACCCTGGAGCTGCCGGCCGGGGCGCTGCGGCACTCGTGGGAGTCCCTGGCCGCCACGGGCAACCTGTCGTCCTCCTCGGTGCTGCACGTGCTGGCCGCGACCCTGGCCGACCCGCCGCCGCCCGCCGGCTCGCACGGGGTGCTGCTGGCGATGGGGCCGGGCTTCTGCGCGGAGCTGGTGCTGCTGCGCTGGGACGAGCGGGCGGTGCGCGCCACGGCGGGCGCAGGGGCGGGCACGACGGCGGGCGCGGGCGCGGGGGCGGGCGCGGCGTGA
- a CDS encoding isoprenylcysteine carboxyl methyltransferase family protein: MSSAGWYAVLLALVAAQRLLEVHLTRRNLRWARARGGVEAGRGHFPAMAALHTAFLLACLAEVLLLDRPFLPALGWSMVAVLVLTQAVRVWCIRTLGPRWSARVVVVPGLPLVQGGPYRWLRHPNYVVVAVELLALPLVHTAWLTAVVFSAADAVLLLRYRIPAEEAALRAAARAPGAPPAAA, from the coding sequence GTGAGCAGCGCCGGCTGGTACGCCGTCCTGCTCGCGCTGGTCGCGGCCCAGCGGCTCCTCGAGGTGCACCTGACCCGCCGCAACCTGCGCTGGGCGCGGGCGCGCGGCGGCGTCGAGGCCGGGCGGGGCCACTTCCCGGCCATGGCCGCCCTGCACACCGCGTTCCTGCTCGCGTGCCTGGCGGAGGTGCTCCTCCTCGACCGCCCCTTCCTGCCCGCCCTGGGGTGGTCGATGGTGGCCGTGCTCGTGCTCACCCAGGCCGTGCGGGTGTGGTGCATCCGCACCCTCGGCCCGCGCTGGAGCGCCCGCGTCGTCGTCGTGCCGGGCCTGCCGCTGGTGCAGGGCGGCCCGTACCGGTGGCTGCGCCACCCCAACTACGTCGTCGTGGCGGTCGAGCTGCTCGCCCTGCCGCTGGTGCACACCGCGTGGCTGACGGCCGTGGTCTTCAGCGCCGCCGACGCCGTCCTGCTGCTGCGCTACCGGATCCCCGCGGAGGAGGCGGCCCTGCGGGCGGCGGCACGGGCGCCGGGCGCGCCGCCCGCCGCCGCGTGA
- a CDS encoding NAD(P)/FAD-dependent oxidoreductase: protein MSALAGAGLDADLLVVGGGPVGLAAAIEASAAGLEVLVVEPRPAPVDKACGEGLMPGALAAVRRLGVDPAGADLTGITYVAPDGRTRAEHAFRTGPGRGVRRTELQARLAEQAASVGVATVPGRVRDLLQDGARARLVLEGEGPASLTARWVLGCDGLHSSVRRLAGLDAGSDGRRYGVRRHAALAPWTSQVEVHWGRSVEAYVTPVGPGEVGVAVEGPRGTGFESALAQLPALAPRLAGAAWTTPARGAGPLRQRVRARTAGRVLLAGDAAGYVDALTGEGLRVGLAAARAAVEALAAADRAPSPSAQAAAVAAYERDWRALSRDYRTVTTGLVAATRLPAVRRRLVPVAAAVPGLFGAAVEQLAR, encoded by the coding sequence GTGAGCGCGCTGGCGGGCGCCGGGCTGGACGCCGACCTCCTCGTCGTCGGCGGAGGGCCCGTGGGCCTGGCCGCGGCGATCGAGGCGAGCGCGGCGGGCCTGGAGGTGCTCGTCGTCGAGCCGCGGCCGGCCCCGGTGGACAAGGCGTGCGGCGAGGGCCTGATGCCGGGCGCCCTGGCCGCCGTGCGCCGCCTCGGCGTGGACCCCGCGGGCGCCGACCTGACCGGCATCACCTACGTCGCCCCCGACGGGCGCACGCGCGCGGAGCACGCCTTCCGCACCGGGCCCGGGCGCGGGGTGCGCCGCACGGAGCTGCAGGCGCGCCTGGCCGAGCAGGCGGCGTCGGTGGGGGTGGCCACGGTGCCCGGGCGGGTGCGCGACCTCCTCCAGGACGGCGCGCGGGCGCGGCTGGTGCTCGAGGGCGAGGGCCCGGCCTCCCTGACGGCGCGGTGGGTCCTCGGCTGCGACGGCCTGCACTCGAGCGTGCGGCGCCTGGCGGGCCTGGACGCCGGCAGCGACGGGCGCCGCTACGGCGTGCGCCGGCACGCCGCGCTCGCGCCCTGGACGTCGCAGGTGGAGGTGCACTGGGGCCGCTCGGTGGAGGCCTACGTCACCCCCGTCGGGCCCGGGGAGGTGGGGGTCGCGGTCGAGGGGCCGCGCGGCACCGGGTTCGAGTCCGCCCTCGCGCAGCTGCCGGCCCTCGCGCCCCGCCTGGCGGGGGCGGCGTGGACGACGCCCGCGCGCGGCGCCGGCCCGCTGCGCCAGCGCGTGCGGGCGCGCACGGCCGGCCGCGTGCTGCTGGCGGGCGACGCCGCCGGGTACGTCGACGCGCTGACGGGGGAGGGGCTGCGCGTCGGGCTCGCGGCCGCGCGCGCGGCGGTCGAGGCGCTCGCGGCGGCGGACCGCGCCCCCTCGCCGTCCGCGCAGGCGGCGGCGGTCGCGGCGTACGAGCGGGACTGGCGGGCGCTCAGCCGTGACTACCGGACGGTGACCACCGGGCTGGTGGCGGCCACCCGCCTGCCCGCCGTCCGCCGCCGGCTGGTGCCGGTGGCCGCGGCCGTGCCGGGCCTGTTCGGCGCCGCCGTCGAGCAGCTGGCCCGCTGA
- a CDS encoding VIT1/CCC1 family protein, producing the protein MRETGHADPRPAPDRQPRPADVRRWRRYLADERAEAAVYRDLAQRRTGEEREILLALADAEGRHQAHWEQLLGVHVGMPQRGDLRTRLLGVLARRFGSVFVLALAQRAEARSPYSRDADASPAMAADERIHGEVLRGLAARGRNRLSGTFRAAVFGANDGLVSNLALVLGISASGAPARTVLLTGLAGLLAGALSMGAGEYVSVRSQRELLEASTPDPEASTALPHLDVDANELTLVYRARGMAAQEAAARAREVLAGLGSDRPPAAPVGAAPDQDPHEAVGTGWGAAASSFAFFASGAVVPVLPHLLGLTGTAALVTACVLVGLALMTTGAVVGLLSGAPPLRRALRQLAIGFGAAAVTYLLGLAFGTTAA; encoded by the coding sequence GTGCGCGAGACCGGCCACGCCGACCCCCGCCCGGCCCCGGACCGCCAGCCGCGGCCCGCGGACGTCCGCCGCTGGCGCCGGTACCTGGCGGACGAGCGGGCCGAGGCCGCCGTCTACCGCGACCTCGCCCAGCGCCGCACGGGGGAGGAGCGCGAGATCCTGCTGGCGCTCGCGGACGCCGAGGGGCGCCACCAGGCCCACTGGGAGCAGCTGCTCGGCGTCCACGTCGGCATGCCGCAGCGGGGGGACCTGCGCACCCGTTTGCTCGGCGTCCTCGCCCGCCGCTTCGGGTCGGTGTTCGTGCTGGCGCTCGCCCAGCGCGCGGAGGCCCGCTCGCCCTACAGCCGGGACGCCGACGCCTCCCCGGCGATGGCGGCCGACGAGCGGATCCACGGCGAGGTCCTGCGGGGCCTGGCCGCGCGCGGGCGCAACCGGCTCTCGGGCACCTTCCGCGCCGCCGTGTTCGGGGCCAACGACGGCCTGGTCAGCAACCTCGCGCTCGTGCTCGGCATCAGCGCCAGCGGCGCGCCGGCGCGCACCGTCCTGCTCACCGGCCTGGCCGGGCTGCTGGCCGGCGCGCTGTCCATGGGGGCCGGGGAGTACGTGTCCGTGCGCTCCCAGCGCGAGCTGCTCGAGGCGTCCACCCCCGACCCGGAGGCGAGCACCGCCCTGCCGCACCTCGACGTCGACGCCAACGAGCTGACGCTCGTGTACCGGGCGCGGGGGATGGCGGCGCAGGAGGCCGCCGCCCGCGCGCGCGAGGTGCTCGCCGGCCTGGGCAGCGACCGCCCGCCGGCCGCCCCCGTCGGGGCCGCGCCCGACCAGGACCCCCACGAGGCCGTCGGCACGGGGTGGGGCGCCGCGGCCTCCAGCTTCGCCTTCTTCGCCTCCGGGGCCGTGGTGCCCGTGCTGCCGCACCTGCTGGGGCTGACGGGCACGGCGGCCCTGGTCACCGCGTGCGTGCTCGTGGGCCTGGCGCTGATGACCACCGGCGCCGTCGTCGGCCTGCTCTCGGGCGCCCCGCCGCTGCGCCGCGCCCTGCGCCAGCTCGCCATCGGCTTCGGCGCGGCGGCCGTGACGTACCTGCTCGGCCTGGCGTTCGGCACCACCGCGGCCTGA
- a CDS encoding SRPBCC family protein produces MATKVEKSIQVDVPVRTAYDQWTQFEEFPNFMSGVQEVRQLDERTTHWVAEIGGVKREWDAAILEQVPDTKVAWAATSGSTNAGAVYFAPVGPSATVVRLSLEYEPEGLVEKAGDALGVIGRRAESDLERFKSFIESRGSATGSWRGSVDDGTVVGTPGVESAAASRGDSGSAGVSAGAAVAGAAVVAGVAAAGVAAIKALRGGSDDADEGERAPASVTGLPQDAATGRGQVAPPVATGEAAPAAVSPAVSPAVSPAAAEAGLAGTPVLDTPGDTPGPDDDALAPDEVLTNNDLRATDGQGRPL; encoded by the coding sequence ATGGCGACGAAGGTCGAGAAGTCCATCCAGGTGGACGTGCCCGTGCGCACCGCGTACGACCAGTGGACGCAGTTCGAGGAGTTCCCCAACTTCATGAGCGGCGTCCAGGAGGTGCGCCAGCTCGACGAGCGCACGACCCACTGGGTCGCCGAGATCGGCGGCGTCAAGCGCGAGTGGGACGCCGCGATCCTCGAGCAGGTGCCCGACACGAAGGTCGCGTGGGCGGCCACCAGCGGCTCGACCAACGCGGGCGCCGTCTACTTCGCGCCCGTCGGGCCGAGCGCGACGGTGGTGCGCCTGTCGCTGGAGTACGAGCCGGAGGGCCTCGTCGAGAAGGCCGGTGACGCTCTCGGCGTCATCGGGCGCCGCGCGGAGTCGGACCTGGAGCGGTTCAAGTCCTTCATCGAGAGCCGCGGCTCGGCCACGGGCTCGTGGCGCGGCTCGGTGGACGACGGCACGGTGGTGGGCACGCCGGGCGTGGAGTCCGCGGCCGCCTCCCGCGGGGACAGCGGCAGCGCGGGCGTCTCGGCGGGCGCGGCGGTGGCCGGTGCCGCCGTGGTGGCCGGCGTGGCCGCTGCCGGCGTGGCGGCGATCAAGGCCCTGCGGGGCGGCTCGGACGACGCGGACGAGGGCGAGCGGGCGCCGGCCTCGGTGACGGGGCTGCCGCAGGACGCCGCCACGGGCCGCGGGCAGGTCGCGCCGCCGGTCGCGACGGGCGAGGCGGCCCCGGCCGCGGTCAGCCCCGCCGTCAGCCCCGCCGTCAGCCCCGCCGCCGCGGAGGCCGGCCTGGCCGGCACGCCCGTCCTGGACACGCCCGGAGACACCCCGGGACCGGACGACGACGCCCTCGCCCCGGACGAGGTGCTCACGAACAACGACCTCCGAGCCACCGACGGGCAGGGCCGCCCCCTGTGA
- a CDS encoding matrixin family metalloprotease, whose product MNLSVVRRALGAGAAVAVTLSAAAVVAPAAEAYSFTGCRWASANVLYNNQAPGVSATAFANGVSQWSSRTDVNLSSNVSSATFFLIRNNNGANGYDGYANWECSNGTTLRSTASINGYYTDGYSATRRQAVATHEIGHGLGLNHSSSNAIMYSSPGSLSFYTLQSDDVNGMNARY is encoded by the coding sequence ATGAATCTTTCGGTCGTGCGAAGAGCATTGGGCGCTGGGGCAGCGGTCGCTGTCACGCTCTCAGCTGCAGCTGTTGTAGCCCCCGCGGCCGAGGCGTACAGCTTCACGGGTTGTCGATGGGCTTCAGCCAACGTCCTGTACAACAACCAAGCTCCGGGTGTGAGTGCCACAGCCTTCGCGAACGGTGTATCACAGTGGTCGTCCCGGACTGATGTGAACCTGAGCTCGAACGTCAGCTCGGCGACCTTCTTCCTGATCCGCAACAACAACGGCGCGAACGGTTACGACGGGTACGCCAACTGGGAGTGCAGCAACGGCACGACCCTCCGCTCGACGGCGTCGATCAACGGTTACTACACCGATGGTTACTCGGCCACTCGCAGGCAAGCGGTGGCTACACATGAGATCGGCCATGGACTCGGGCTCAACCACTCCTCGAGCAACGCGATCATGTACTCGTCACCTGGGTCGCTCAGCTTCTACACCTTGCAGTCCGATGACGTGAACGGAATGAATGCTCGTTACTAG